One part of the Xiphophorus maculatus strain JP 163 A chromosome 1, X_maculatus-5.0-male, whole genome shotgun sequence genome encodes these proteins:
- the ppih gene encoding peptidyl-prolyl cis-trans isomerase H: MSVQPSNPNNPIVFFDITIGGQDVGRMKVELFADVVPKTAENFRQFCTGEFRKDGVPIGYKGCTFHRVIKDFMIQGGDFVNGDGTGICSIYRGPFADENFKMKHSAPGLLSMANSGPGTNGCQFFITCTKCDWLDGKHVVFGKVVDGLLIMRKIENVPTGPNNKPKLPILIAQCGEM; this comes from the exons atgtctgtccaACCCTCCAACCCCAACAACCCGATTGTCTTCTTCGACATCACCATAGGAGGACAG GATGTCGGACGGATGAAGGTAGAGCTGTTTGCTGATGTGGTTCCAAAGACTGCTGAGAACTTTCG GCAGTTCTGCACTGGAGAGTTCAG GAAGGATGGCGTTCCAATTGGCTACAAAGGCTGCACTTTCCACAG GGTGATCAAAGATTTCATGATTCAAGGTGGAGACTTTGTAAAT GGCGATGGTACCGGTATCTGCAGCATCTACAGGGGTCCATTTGCAGATGAAAacttcaaaatgaaacattctgCTCCTGGACTTCTATCCATG GCAAACAGCGGACCGGGGACAAATGGTTGCCAGTTTTTCATTACCTGCACTAAATGTGACTGGTTGGATGGGAAGCACGTTGTTTTTG GAAAAGTGGTGGATGGTCTTCTGATCATGAGGAAAATTGAG AACGTCCCCACTGGACccaacaacaaaccaaaactgCCGATCCTCATCGCTCAGTGTGGAGAAATgtga
- the LOC106699658 gene encoding uncharacterized protein LOC106699658, with product MFPESSSSLEDSLTAKMFAIIEQWDEASNQYTDVTNKYFMLLLIKFGLETAVFYSCSPKKYMYFLSVCSLSVLLADFLLTLLMGAAWFLGPEKSLPSTCFLLATASTTYGALPLPMLILGFIDYCLDDTFMSNVSVLWKTFRNVILTMVVWAVAIHNSLHSDYARLVELDSSGEIKVLLCKVTESTVITTFTFGLFMACLLTLVPFWSRIPQWLREVDRMLEAREQQQNVRSDLLLTSTWNPNPETKTRPEEYPEENSLTRPPLWFSITLGFILFWMPYLVMSVSCLICGLGVPTHLGVNLLWLECSNSLLVGLVFWAKSYTKGPYSSLPEDVCLWQVYWHLSKDIRRSLPPTAVLKAPCEKKSSSFHV from the coding sequence ATGTTTCCGGAGTCTTCCTCGTCTTTGGAGGACAGTCTAACTGCGAAAATGTTTGCCATCATCGAGCAGTGGGATGAGGCGTCCAACCAATACACAGACGTCACCAACAAGTACTTCATGCTTTTGCTCATCAAGTTTGGACTGGAAACAGCTGTGTTTTACTCATGCAGCCCGAAAAAGTATATGTACTTTTTAAGCGTCTGCAGCCTGTCCGTTTTGCTGGCTGATTTTCTTCTTACATTGTTAATGGGAGCTGCCTGGTTTCTCGGCCCAGAGAAGTCGTTGCCGTCAACCTGCTTCCTGTTGGCTACAGCCTCAACAACATACGGAGCTCTGCCACTCCCTATGTTGATCCTCGGCTTTATCGACTACTGCTTAGACGACACCTTTATGAGCAATGTCTCAGTGTTatggaaaacatttagaaatgtaatCTTGACCATGGTGGTTTGGGCGGTTGCTATTCATAACTCACTTCACTCTGATTATGCCAGACTGGTGGAACTGGATTCTTCGGGGGAGATAAAGGTGCTTCTCTGTAAAGTAACAGAGTCAACAGTGATCACAACCTTTACTTTCGGACTTTTCATGGCATGCCTACTGACACTGGTGCCATTTTGGTCCAGAATTCCCCAGTGGTTGAGAGAAGTCGACAGGATGCTTGAAGCAcgggagcagcagcagaacgtGAGGAGCGATCTGCTCCTCACTTCAACCTGGAATCCCAACccagaaacaaaaaccagaCCGGAGGAATATCCCGAGGAGAACAGCCTGACGAGGCCTCCTCTGTGGTTCAGCATAACACTTGGCTTTATATTGTTCTGGATGCCATATCTTGTGATGTCTGTCTCTTGCCTGATCTGCGGACTTGGAGTACCCACACACCTCGGAGTAAACCTTCTGTGGTTGGAGTGCTCCAACAGCCTCCTGGTGGGTTTGGTGTTCTGGGCAAAGAGCTACACAAAGGGGCCTTACAGCAGTCTACCAGAGGACGTGTGCTTATGGCAGGTTTACTGGCACTTAAGCAAAGATATACGACGGTCTCTGCCACCTACCGCTGTGCTTAAAGCACCATGTGAAAAGAAGAGCAGTTCATTTCAtgtgtag